Proteins encoded by one window of Fusarium graminearum PH-1 chromosome 1, whole genome shotgun sequence:
- a CDS encoding dolichyl-phosphate-mannose-protein mannosyltransferase 2 → MAAADKAAVASGADLGDGLRQRPIAGQANLQPPTPQPEDNKKLIKKEPSFLDTLDRWEVVIAPLIFTLLALFTRLYKIGISNIVTWDEAHFGKFGSYYIKHEYYFDVHPPLGKMLVGLSGVLAGYNGTFEFKSGEKYPEEVNYTIMRIFNAAFGILCIPLAYFTARELRLKRPAVWLVTLMVLCENSYTTISRFILLDSMLLCGTVATVFCWSKFHNQRNNSFDPEWFFWLFMTGLSIGCVCSVKLVGLFVTALVGLYTIEDLWRKFGDTKMPVTTLGAHVVTRVVGLIVIPFLIYLLSFALHFAILDRSGPGDAQMSSLFQANLKGTQVGKDSPLEIAIGSRATIKNMGYGGGLLHSHVQTYPEGSKQQQVTCYHHKDTNNDWFFYPNRREEDYSPEGDLRFIGDNSVIRLIHAQTGRNLHSHDIAAPITRGHKEVSSYGNLTVGDEKDHWKVEVIRDTASRDRSKIRTLTTAFRLKHEVLGCYLRAGNVNLPQWGFKQIEVTCTKENNPRDTYTHWNVEAHWNDKLPPAEAGVYKSPFFHDFVHLNVAMMTSNNALVPDPDKQDDLASKWWQWPFLHVGLRMCGWGDDIVKYFLLGNPLIYWGSTASLGIAGLVIVWYILRWQRGVNDLSEKEIDHIHYAALYPLAGWFLHYLPFVIMARVTYVHHYYPALYFAILNFGFLIDWFTRNRNNTIKSIVYGVLYTVIIGLYIYFIPICWGMTGPHKEYKYMKWFDNWRVTD, encoded by the exons ATGGCCGCCGCCGACAAGGCTGCCGTCGCCTCCGGCGCTGATCTGGGCGATGGTCTCAGACAGCGTCCCATTGCTGGACAAGCCAACCTGCAGCCCCCAACTCCTCAGCCTgaggacaacaagaagctcataAAGAAG GAGCCTTCGTTCCTCGATACCCTCGATCGATGGGAGGTCGTCATTGCCCCGCTGATCTTTACACTCCTGGCTCTTTTCACTCGACTATACAAGATTGGTATCAGCAACATTGTGACATGGGATGAGGCTCA TTTCGGCAAGTTCGGTTCATACTATATCAAGCATGAGTACTACTTCGATGTCCACCCTCCTCTCGGAAAGATGCTTGTTGGTCTATCCGGAGTCCTCGCTGGCTACAACGGAACTTTCGAATTCAAGTCTGGCGAGAAATACCCCGAAGAAGTCAACTACACCATCATGCGTATCTTCAACGCCGCTTTTGGTATTCTCTGCATTCCTCTGGCCTACTTCACTGCTCGCGAGCTCAGGCTCAAGCGTCCTGCTGTCTGGCTTGTGACTCTCATGGTCCTTTGCGAGAACTCATACACCACTATCAGTCGATTCATCCTGCTTGATTCTATGCTTCTCTGCGGTACTGTGGCCACTGTGTTCTGCTGGTCCAAGTTCCACAACCAGcgcaacaacagcttcgATCCTGAGTGGTTCTTCTGGCTTTTCATGACTGGTCTCAGCATTGGCTGTGTCTGCAGTGTTAAGCTTGTCGGTCTCTTCGTTACTGCTCTTGTTGGTCTCTACACTATTGAGGACCTCTGGCGAAAGTTTGGCGACACCAAGATGCCTGTT ACAACTCTTGGTGCCCATGTCGTCACCCGCGTTGTCGGTCTTATCGTCATTCCTTTCCTGATCTACCTCCTGTCTTTCGCCCTTCACTTCGCTATCCTCGACCGCAGTGGTCCTGGTGACGCTCAGATGAGCTCCCTTTTCCAAGCCAATCTCAAGGGTACTCAGGTAGGAAAGGACAGCCCTCTGGAAATCGCAATTGGTTCTCGCGCAACCATCAAGAACATGGGTTATGGTGGTGGTCTTCTCCACTCTCACGTCCAGACCTACCCTGAGGGTTCtaagcagcagcaggttACTTGTTACCACCACAAGgacaccaacaacgactGGTTCTTCTACCCCAACCGTCGAGAGGAGGATTACAGCCCCGAGGGTGATCTCCGATTTATTGGCGACAACTCTGTTATCCGACTTATCCACGCTCAGACCGGCCGCAACCTGCACTCCCACGACATTGCTGCTCCCATCACCCGAGGCCACAAGGAGGTTTCCAGCTACGGTAACCTGACTGTTGGTGACGAAAAGGACCACTGGAAGGTTGAGGTCATCCGCGACACTGCCTCTCGTGACCGCAGCAAGATCCGCACTCTCACCACCGCCTTCCGTCTCAAGCATGAAGTTCTTGGATGCTACCTCCGAGCTGGTAACGTGAACTTGCCTCAGTGGGGTTTCAAGCAGATCGAGGTTACCTGcaccaaggagaacaacCCCCGCGATACCTACACCCACTGGAATGTTGAGGCTCACTGGAACGACAAGC TTCCTCCTGCCGAGGCTGGTGTCTACAAGTCTCCTTTCTTCCACGACTTTGTCCACCTGAATGTCGCCATGATGACCTCCAACAACGCTCTGGTTCCGGATCCCGATAAGCAGGATGACCTTGCCTCCAAGTGGTGGCAGTGGCCCTTCCTCCACGTTGGTCTTCGTATGTGCGGTTGGGGCGACGACATTGTCAAGtacttccttctcggcaacCCTCTCATCTACTGGGGTTCTACCGCCTCTCTCGGCATTGCCGGACTCGTCATTGTTTGGTACATTCTACGATGGCAGCGAGGCGTTAACGACCTCTCCGAGAAAGAGATCGATCATATTCACTACGCAGCCTTGTACCCTCTCGCTGGCTGGTTCCTCCACTACCTTCCTTTTGTTATCATGGCTCGTGTCACTTACGTGCACCACTACTACCCTGCTCTTTACTTTGCCATCCTCAACTTTGGCTTCCTTATCGATTGGTTCACACGCAAccgcaacaacaccatcaagtcCATCGTTTACGGCGTCCTGTACACCGTTATCATTGGCCTTTACATCTACTTCATCCCTATTTGCTGGGGTATGACTGGTCCCCACAAGGAGTACAAGTACATGAAGTGGTTCGACAACTGGCGAGTCACCGACTAA